A genome region from candidate division KSB1 bacterium includes the following:
- a CDS encoding citrate lyase ACP yields the protein IHPLQIEPIHKAFRPTPDQSERARQIVAALEEAERRGSGVATLGSKMIDAPVAARARKILRLAEEMGLLEEGAP from the coding sequence ATTCACCCGCTACAGATCGAGCCCATTCACAAAGCCTTCAGGCCGACGCCTGATCAGAGCGAGCGGGCGCGTCAGATCGTAGCCGCCTTGGAGGAGGCGGAGCGACGCGGCTCAGGGGTAGCTACCCTGGGAAGCAAGATGATCGATGCGCCGGTGGCCGCCCGCGCACGCAAGATCCTGCGCCTGGCGGAGGAAATGGGGTTGCTGGAAGAGGGAGCGCCATGA